The genomic stretch ATCCTATTTTTCAgcatttaatattttatttattatatgcgatacaaaaatatttttatttattaatttttttatattcaCTAATAATAGTTAATTTGAGGCCCCACAAAAAGTGAGACCCTGTGCTACTACACAGCTTGCACAGGAAAAGATATGGTGTCTCTCTCATAGAGAAAGTCTAAGTTTGTACACACTTGTTTGATTGGATaaatatgtggtgtctctctcacttgtgaGATAAAAAGTAagatataattttttttatatctCACCGAATTATATTCATCTTAAGATTTTGGATAAATATGTGttgtctctctcacttgtttgATTGAGTCTTTGACCTTTAGGTGAATGTTTGACCCAATATAAATGCCCCCCCCCCACTCAATGATGATCATCAATAGTATTAGAGTGCAGTTCTAGTAAGGGACTGGCTCCTTACATTAAAAGTCTTTCTAACATGGTGATGCTCAGGCGGCGTGTCATGTTGTAGCGTCCATGACGAGTAAGGGTTTATAAATGGTAGTACAAGCATGTGGATGAAACAACTTTCGCTTGAGGGGGCATAGTGaatggactcacacttgaggggaAGATTATTGAGAAACAAGTGTGGGTTCTAAGTTCCACATTGTTTAGAAAAGTGGAGATTGAACACTTTATAATTGACAGAACTcacacacctatcaccttaagatttttggtgaatatgtggtCTCTCTTACTTGTTTGAGTGAGTCTTTGACCTTTATGCGAGTCTTTGACATAATGTAAATGTTTCCCCCTCGATGATGACCCCGACGGAAAAAATGCAAAACCTCTTTTAATTACAATTTTGGACGGAAAACTTACAACCCCTCTCAACAACAATTTTTGTATAGAAAAATTGTAAACCCTCTCTAGACACAAAACTACCGAAATCTCAAATACATCTTAGAAAAATGGAGGTTGAACACTTTACATACGCCTATCATCTTaaggttttggatgaatatgtggtgtctgTCTCACTTGTTTGGATGAGTCTTTGACCTTTAAGTGAGTGTTTGATCCAATGTATATATTTCCCCTTCAATGATGATCCATTAGTGGTAACAAAGCCGATGATTCGAATAAGAGACTGACTCCTTGTATTGAAAGTTTTCCCGACATGGTAGGGGTCAGGCGGCATGTCCTGTTGTAGTGCCCGTGACGAGTAAATGTGTATGTCAATTGTTGTACAAGCAAGTGGACGAAAGAGCTTCCGCTTGAGGGGGAACATCGTGGATAGACTCACACTTGAAGAGGGAGGATTTTTTAGAAACAAGTGAGAATTTTAAGTCCCACATTCCTTAGAAAAATAGATGTTGAACATTTTATAAGTGATATGACtcatacacctatcaccttaagtTTTTTGATGAATATATGATCTCTCTCTCACTTGTTTGGGTGAGTCTTTGACCTTTAAGTGAGTGTTTGACAAAATGTGAATGTGTCCCCCTAAAAGATGGCCCATCAACCTAACTGGGGCGATATTTCTACCAACAATGAAACCTCATAACTCTTTGAACAACCACTGATATAGACATAAGCTGACATGACCGAAACATTCATACATTGAGGGTGGATAAGACGCTAATGACATCAAGGAAAACAATATACTTTTGTACCATCAAAGCTACGATACAACTTATTTAATAGTTATTGGTTTTTGTTAGTAGTTTAGAGGCCGGGATATTTCACTTCTAAAAGTTGAATAAAGAAGGTGTGGATTCAAACTCGCACCCTATGAAATCATTCTTATTGATAGAcatttgtttctttttaatttaTGTAAAAATGTAATGATCACAATGCATTGAGTAAAATTATCATATATCAACAAGAAATGAAGAATATAACTTATGTGTAACAATTATTATTTTAAgtaaaaaaatgtttgaaaaatgttttaacataaaaacaaaagaaaagaaaagaaaagaaaagaaaagaatatcaatgataaaaaatgttttaacataaaaacaaaagaaaagaaaagaaaagaatatCAATGATAAAAAATGTTGGAGTTAGGTTGCAACTATTATGATTGCATGCATATTAACTattgattatatatatatatatatatatatatatatatatatatatatatatatatatatatatatatatatatatatatatatatatatatataaacgATCATGCTCTTCAAGGTATAAACACAATTTATCATTGGTATAAATTTATGAGACCTCGACACCTCATAGTTAAACACAATTTATCATTGGTATAAATTTATGAGACCTCGAAACCTCATAGTTCACAAGCATGATACTTGTATAACATTAAGAAAAAGATGAAAGATCCAATATATTTGATTTATTAAACTGGTCATACACATAATTTAGTCTTAATTGTAAATTTGGTTGCCctattttcaattttttttgtttaGATCCCTCCATTTTAAAATTTAGATTTTTAGTTTATGAAATCACAGTTGTGATTAACACACATTATTAACACCTAAAGTGCATTTTGCACAACAACATTGTATTCGTATTCTTCTTCTAGAATTTCTCTCTTCTCTCACTTTCAATTACTTTGTTTTTTTCTCTTAGTTCTACGTGTAGTGTAGAATCATCTTACAACCAATGAGTTGTTGTTTCATCCGAGAAAAGGGTAAAGAACAAGAGGCATGACCAATTGAAAAATTTGATTTTTGTTCATAAAGATTGATTCAGTTAACCTTAATATTGAAGTTTGCTCAATAATATCCGAGTTTTGGATCCGAAATTGTCATATTATTTGAAAGACAAAGGTAACAACATTGAGGGTTATTGAAAGTATGATTTACTCTgagaaaatttccaaaataataattaattgtaTGATTATATTATTTGGattaataatataaatataaatattatattcAAAGTTTTCATATTTCAATTGCATGGTCTATAGTAATTATTATTGGTCTAAAGTGTCATTTAATTGGTTTCCTTTCTTTTAGGAGTAGTTGCAACGTATAAACAAATATTTGCTATTCTTATGCGAAAGGTTGTTACTAAGTTGCAATTGGAATAGTGTCATGCCTTTTTTAAGAGTTACTACTGTTTCATAACAGACGTGATTTTCAATATAAATTACAGGTTATGGTCACAGCGGGAAGATACACAAAAACCAATCTCAATTAATTTCTCATTCTAAATCATCTTTCTCTTCTCTAATGCATGAGAGCAATTGAAAGAAACATTCTTCTGTAAAATATTATCAACAGATACGCTTAGAGAGATTGTGTAATTCTCTTTAAGGATTCCAAAGTATCATGCAGGAAATTCGTCGGTAACTCCTTTTGCATCCAACATAGAAAGATTGGTGGGGTGAATTATTCCTTAAGCTTAGTGTAAAACTACACGCTTTGGAAGTTTATCGTGCAAATTAATTTCTCTGTTTCAACTCCATTTGTTCTTAGTTTTGCAgcaacaccaaaaattcaaagGCAATAACAATCTTAAGGAACAAACTTTTCCTATTCAATGGCTGCTTCACTAAAAGAGATGACTTCTGACTTTGTGAAATTAGAGAAATTCGATGGAGAGAATTTTATTCGTTGGCAGAAAAAAATGAAATTTCTTCTCACAACACTGAAGGTGGTGTATGTCCTTAACATTCCAAAACCggaagaaaaagaagatgaaaCAATTGTTGAAACTAGAGAGAGACAAAAGTGGGACAATGATGATTATATATGCATGGGACACATCCTCAACGGTATGTGCGATTCGTTGTTCGACATTTATCAGAGCAGTAACTCCGCAAAAGAGTTATGGGAGAAATTGGAATCAAGATACATGCAAGAGGACGCTACAAGTAAGAAGTTTCTTGTTTCTCAATTTAATAATTATAAAATGATAGATGGTAGGTCTGTTATGGAACAAATGCATGAAATTGAACGTATTCTCAATAATTACAAACAACATAATATGCACATGGATGAAACTATAATTGTATCCTCCATAATAGATAAACTTCCTCCTTCTTGGAAAGATTTTAAAAGAATAATGAAGCATAAGAAGGAGGATATTTCTCTTGAACAATTGGGTAATCACCTTCGTTTAGAAGAAGAGTATCGAAAACAAGATGATACTAAAAGCCAATTTACTCAAGAGAAGGTCCATGTGATGGAGGAAGGAAATTCAAGCAAACATTTTAATAAAAGAAAACGAGATTTCAAAAATTCTCATGAAAACCACAAAGGTAATAACAACctaaagaaaaagaaaggaaatTGTTATCATTGTGGAAATCCAGGACACTTTAAACATTAGTGCATGTTCTTAAAGAAAAAGAACAAAGATAAGAATTCAAGTGCAATAAAAGAAAATCTTGTTGCTGTTATTTCTAAAATCAACATGATAGAAGATGTTAATTCTTGGTGGATAGACTCTGGTGCTACCCGTCATGTGTGCAAAAATAAAGAACTATTCAAGACCATTAATGAAGAAGATGGTAGTGTTTTATACATGGGAAATGCTTCTACTGTCCAAGTCAAAGGAAAAGGATCGGTAGAGATTGAATTCACATCTGGAAAAATACTCACTCTTAAAGATGTATTCTATGTTCCTGAAGTTAGGAAAAACTTGATTTCTGTACCTTTCCTTAATAAGTATGGTTTCAAATCTGTATTTGAGGGAGATAAATTTATTCTCTCCAAAGGGGGAATGTTTGTGGGGAAAGGTTATCTTTGTGAGAATATGTTCATGTGTAATAttgttaataataataatgtgatTTCTACTTATACTGTTGAGTCTTGTGATTTATGGCATATGCGACTAGGACATGTTAATTTTAGTAAATTAAAAGACATGATGAAATCAAGTTTAATTCCTAATTTTGATATAAACTTAAATTCTTGTACCACATGCATGTTAACTAAAATTACAAGACAACCTTTTAAGAGAGTTGAAAGAAATTCTAaggtattagatttaattcattCTGATGTATGTGATTTACATGGTTGGCCTACTATTGGTGgtaaaaaatattttgtcactttCATTAATGATTGCACTAGATTTTGTTGTGTTTATTTAATGCACTCTAAAGATGAAGTTTtagaaaaattcaaaaaatttaaagCTCAAGTAGAACTCCAACATGAAACTTTTATTAAATGTTTTAGGAGTGATAGAGGGGGAGAATTCTATCATCCTAATTATTTTGAGTCCACTGGTATTATACATCAAATAACCGCACCCTATTCCCCACAACAAAATGGGATAGCATAAAGGAAAAATAGGGTGTTGGAAGAAATGGTGAATGCCATGTTATCATATTCTGGTTTATCCAAAGGATATTGGGGTGAAGCCATGCTAACTGCATGTTATATACTGAATAGAGTTCCCAATAAAAGGAACAAGATAACCCCATATGAACTCTGGAAGAAAAGAAAACCAAATCTTAAATATTTAAAAGTTAGGGGTTGTGGAGCAATTGTTAAGGTGCCTGAACCAAAAAGAAAGAAATTGGGAGAAAGAGGAATTGAATGTGTATTTCCGGGCTATGCTGAAAACAACAAAGCATATAAATTCATGGTTATTGATTGGCAACACTAGGTGCATAAGTCAATCCAATTAGCGTcacctctttaacttagagagcaTGCGTCAATTCATCTGGTACCAGTTCAATTCTTCAAAGTGAGTTATTTTAGAAAATTATTTGAAAtatgaattatttgagaattttttttaaatatgagttattttggattttttttaaacgtggtttattttgataaaaaaattcaaataacTCAATTATTCGATTAATGAATTAAAGACATATTACCATGATTGATTTAGTGGGTTAGGGGTTATTGGATAATTTTTTAAAAAACCCTTAcaataattatttatttaaataattgATTCAAAATAATTGAAACTTAAAAAAATGTGGTGTATATTAGAGGTGTGCAAATTTAAACTAATCCAAACAAAAACTGTAAATCGATCCAAAAAAATCGAAAATTGTAAACAAAATGAAAATTATTGGATGGGTTTGAATGTTATTTTGTAAAAATCGCTCAGTTTGAATTGGATTTTCAAACGACTTTTTAAAATTCAAAAATCGATTCAAACCGAACCGAACCACATGTATATATTTGTAtacttatttattttttattaatatgaTATGTCAAATCGGAAATTTGAGGGATCATCGGTCTGGTTTGAATGGTGGATCATGTAAGCTATTGAACTAATGAGAACTGACCACAACCGATCAAAATCGGTAAGAACTAATTTATTATTAAATGATActtattttttcaaatattacCTATTAGTTTGATTTAATCTActaatatttatttttattattttatttatttcaacTAATATTAACTTTTAATATAGTATATGttatatcaaatttatttttattagtacttttatcattttaataaaaaaatataatttataattttaatttttaaaaaacCGATCCAAATAAAATCGCATGAAGTTAGATCGGATCAGATCAAATTTGTGTAATCAACCCCTCTAACACGAATCGAACAATAAATAAATTTATATATAGATCCGATAATATTTTATTTTCACGAAGACATATACTAATAATATAAACTATTGAAGTTATCCAgctttttattaattaaataaaaagtTATCCAgctttttattaattaaaaaaaaaggTTATCCAGCTTTTTTTTCTATTTAATCCTCAAACCTAACCTACGTAGTAACACACATAAACCTAAACCCTCAAACCTGTATTTTCCTTGGCGGCAGTAATCGTTCACTGTAACATGAAACGTATGAGAAATTCTCTCCAAACTCCAAAACAAATTGTTTCAACAGATTCATATTTAGATGATGATTGTTGGGAATATGTTTTCAAATTCATCTTCAATGACGACGATGACGATAACCGTTCCTATTTCAAATCTCTTTCCTTAGTTAACAAGCAATTTCTCTCCATTACCAACCGTCTACGCCTCTCTCTCACCGTATGGAATCCAACCTGCCGTTTATTCTCTCGCCTTTTTTCAAGGTTCATCAATCTCATCTCCCTCGACCTCTCCTGTTACTATGGTCTCATCAACAATGTTCTCGTCCAAATCTCTCGTTTCCCATTGAAACTCACTTCGCTTAATCTCTCCAACCAACCCAAAATTCCGGCACGCGGCTTGAGAGCTTTCTCGCGAAATATTACAACTCTAACCTCTCTCATTTGTTCCAATATTGCTTCTTTCTCTACTGCTGACTTGCTTCTTATCTCTCATTGCTTTCCTTCCCTCCAAGAACTTGACCTCAGTAACAGTATCAATGATTTTAAGCTAAATGCTGATATATCAATGGTGTTTCCTAAGCTGCGCAAAGTTAAAGTTAATTTATATGCTCGTAACCATACATTTACATACCCATGGCTTTTACAAGTATGTAAGAATTCTGAGTTTCTTGAAGATGTTGTGATGTCGAAGTGTACACAATTAACTCATCACGGCATTGCTTCTGCCATCCGTGAGAGACCAACTTTGAAGTCTCTATCAATTAGTTGGATGTCTAGCAAAGGCAACATTAGTTCACACTTTATTAACTCTCTAGTGAGTTTGAAGGACTTAGCTTGTCTTGATTTGTCATATTCGCTTATTTCCGATGATTTGCTTTCCTCTATTGCAACCGGAGGTCTTCCTTTGAAAAAGCTTGTCCTCCAATCCTGTCGAGGATATAGTTATGCTGGAATCTTTTGTTTGTTATCCAAGTGTCAATCTATACAACATTTGGATCTTCAAAATGCTTATTTTTTGAATGACCAACATGTTGTGGAGTTGTCTATGTTTTTGGGTGATTTAATGTCTATAAACCTTAGTCGATGTAACATGCTCACAGAGTTATCTTTGCTTTCACTTGTAAGTAATTGTCTTTCACTTAGTGAGATCAAAATGAATGACACAAGGATTGGGATTGGGAGAGAGGGTGTACTGAATTCTAATTCTTTCGAGGATTTCCTTGTAAGCCCTCAATTAAAGTCTCTCAGTTTGACCCATAGTTCCTGGCTAAGAGATGAAAGCATCAAAATGTTTGCTTCCATTTTCGCCAATTTGCAATTTCTTAATTTGAGTAATTGCACTAACATATCAGAAGAAGGTATTTTTCATGTTTTGAGGAGATGTTGTAAGATTAGACTTTTGAATTTAGCTAGCTGTTTACAAGTGAAGCTGCATGGAATGAACTTTGAAGTTCCTCAATTGAAGGTGTTGAACTTATCAAATACAAGTGTTGACGATGAAACACTTTGTGTGATCTCAAAGAATTGTTCTGGACTTTTGCAACTGATACTACAAAATTGTGATGATATTAGAAAGGAGGGAATCAAGCATGTGCTAAATAACTGCACGCAACTCAGAGAGATCAATTTGATGTATTGTTGTAAATTGGTTCTTAATATTGTTGACGAAATGATATTTTCAAGGCCATCATTGAGAAAGATAACCGTTTCATCTTGCAACATCATCAATAACAAAAAGTTGGGTGACAAAAAGAGAAGATTCTTTTCGCGTCATGGATGTCTTTTGTTCTAGTTTTTTTGTAAGATGTTTTTTGAACACTAAAATGCAACATGTTTTTTGTTTTCGCATTTACTTCTCTAAGTTATTTTATTTGTTAACGTGTAATTGCCTTAGTAATATTGGAAGATTTTTTATAAAATATACAATTTAATGCAAGCAGTTTGGTGTTATATGCCAAATTAAAGTGTATTGCTTTAAATTATATTACACAGATAAGATTCATGTATCATACTTATTGAAGACTTCATTGGCAGCAGCATGGGTGCAACAGATATGGTGTTAAGTTGTCCTAGTTTTATGCTACTATGATTGTTGTGGAGTGACATGTGTTATGACTTCTCATTGTTCTAAGTCAATTCTCTGTTCTAGTATGTCTATAGTTTATACCTTTTGTTTCCCCCTTTTTTTTTTCCTTACATGCATTTTAGAGAAGAAGAGGAGGAAGATTTCAAATTCATGTCAGATTTTGTCGTCAACCTTCAAGTGAAAACGCTTTATTGGTGATAGTAATTTATGAGTATACATTGATTCAAAGACCATATTAATCAACTGCTAAGCCTAAACCTTGAGAAAAAGTGGAGAGTATAAGTTGTATGTGTTTGAGAAGGAGACAAAGTGGAGTATAAGTTGTATATGACCTTTTTTTACCATGTTGTAGAGAGATTGTGAGTTAATTTCAAAAACAATTTTTTTGATATCGAGATTCTATGCAAAAATGGCGTTACCAAGTAATTCTCAAATCTCTGCAAAAAAGAAAACTGTTGTAGACTACTTAAAAATTTCTATGAATCGGCCATGATGGTCCTGAATAAGGCGTCCACGAGCTGAAGCGCTCCGTTGATACAAAAATATATTCATTTTAAATTTATCAACATAAATATATGGTTTCTTCCAAACAATAGAGAGTTTGAACTCAGACTCATGGTAAAGTTAGGATTATTTTTTTCACCCCCTCCTCACTTTTGTGAAAAGTCAATCACAAATGCCGGAGATATATCTTCGGACGCATCTAAAATTATATCAATAAAAATTTAATAAGTGAGattcaaaaaaaattattcaaaaaTATATCTCTGATACCTAAAGATACACTTCAGTAAAGTGTTGAAGCTGGAACAACTCATAATTGAAGCTGGAACAAGTAAAACATCCCTTAAAACTTGCAAGTAATCAAACCTACATCAAACCATGATTGAAGCTGACGCAGTTGGATTGTGCAGTATATAATCCCAATAAATAAGGAGTtgattttgtttttcattatATAACATTTCCTTTCCTGATTATTAGGATAcaagttgtcttactcgattatccgagtattcaccatccattcaaaacaccttaatcaTTATTAAAaccttttacaattaaggatgaaaaagaaagcgatctagagtcttctattccctttccccactgttaggatacgagttgtcttactcgaccatccgagtaatcgtcatctAACCAAAGATCATCTCAACTAACCAAAACATCCAATATATTAATCCAACTTatcacccccgtgtgaccaaaacccttctttcgaaaagaacattgtttaatcatttctaatgcgcacaacaaactagtgtttaagcctccgccgagagtagacaagccaatgtttatcctttaggatgcgatctaaacaattgttcattaaaaaacaccaaccaaccgtagttcccgaactacgaatgctctgatttcctaATTATAtcataaggatacgtaggcaggagattgttgtatcttcgcgagcacactaataaaaaaacctcccctttctcctttctgaggttcccatccttttctattctcaatatatttataacccaaagataacaaacaaacataaattaacactcgaaatGCAAATTAggactaaaaggttcccgttgagtacaacggacgtaaaAGGTGtttgttaataccttaggattggcattaattttgtaaaacaaataatgtaatcatctctgttgttttaatatgttgggttgaagaagttcaacatctggaccaacatttcatgtacgatgtcacgacatcatgcctgtgacatcgcacatgtgtagaaaactaaattaactaattcagtttatattctgggattagtgaggatatttggtgaatatcctaacttccttgtggaggtcttaaaagactcaatcagaatatataggctctaaatatggagatatatatggagagattgtaggaactaaaagattgaagaccttatttatagcagaaattttctgctgaatttgtaacagcaaagaagaagtttgctgcgatttctgaaggcccaaatccagttgggtgcttaggttataaatagcatattgtaacctaggatttgtaagcctcatagaatgaaaaattaggggtgtgtgtgaggtaaaactcccaacctgtgggaaggttgccatgtgtttctcagtgttcaaaactaagagtatttgtaactcaaagcctgtaggcaatagttgttatggtcttgaacgaagctgtgaagcaagttcaagttgtttaaacattacattgtatttgtagtgataggaatggaaactggaggtttctatctaggagttcctaggtatagattgcattgggtagggattaagtgaagagttgtaaacgggggagtttaaatttgaattaatactgctgatagtggatcttcttcctggcttggtatgcccccagagtaagtgatgttgcaccgaactgggttaacaatttcctgtgcttgttttccttctgtatgttataatcctgtctgccataactcaACTGGTATTTCAGTTTGCTTATcaagataataacagacctggtacatagctttctgtttgaatgtcaatcagaatgttttgacattcatcattgacaacatatactgaataataggcaggttggtttctctgcttcagttcagtatttatttaagtctggtcttcaagaggataatagacctggccaaaggatcattgtgaaactgtcaaactggatgtcttgacagttgttcCTGTATGCTGATACTGATGTAGAGACTGGTTGGTCctttacagtacaacaaatttagcacattctattttcaggaaaaacagacttagcatatggtctatgatttggacgtcaaactgaatgttgtgacattcattcctgatagcatatgcaaaattgtaggttgtttagtttttctgtttcagcatttttcttaggctattcttcaggaattcaacagctgagctaaaatccaggaaaccaacaactaagctacaattaatgaacctaaaaaatagcctatttgttagtaccctagatgtggaatttaggttaacgcgcttgaccttaattttaggaaatacaagtacaaggccagcaaactgtaatacagtaacaggtgatgttcaaatcaatatTGATATATCGTGTTGATAACTGTGCAAactcaacagaagtaagtgttGTGTCTTTGTATCAGATGGAAAGAACtaggtgttcttccattctagggtaatatagtagcagatgtcgtgacagctgtgaaagcgtgctttagtacaggattttaatttgtataactgtcttgctgtattagttacaatgttggatcagatgtcatgacttggagtagaacatctgaattctgactacgccagaatttcaaatggtatcagagcagacatcctgttctgtttctggatgagatccatgggtgatactttctggatcttgcaaggagttatgttagtactgatgttggaacctgtggaaggttctgtgatttcccttaatggtcccttgaagtaggtggatggactattcatgacaagaactgtgtgtacctgtctcaggaggttggcaattggcctttgtgtgggacaactgtgctagtattgaatcatattcaaacttggtatgttcttggaggctgatctggtgaagtgtgtgttcataagttgagttgtattatgatttccgctgcataatacctgacaaaactcaaactctgatgtagtttcccttcatgtggatgaaaggctgatgtattcaagatttcatcataatctactgaagatgtcaaagatacttgagtctcctcaagtccactcatcatgacgttctcacttcaggatggtaagaatcacctgatcactgattcttttactctcttgggtagtgtatatgaagaccttgaagactttcaaggagggtttgtcccaaggaggtggaactaatgttctatgtgatgttagaacatgttgttcaacaagtatgcagctgctggttgaagatcagatgtttttaggtgtcaaacaaagggatacttttgtttggaacctactcctgacctggaagaggagacatttgtgtgtgctaagttgacaagggtagggtcaactgtgtgtgtgctcaagaaggtcactgttagaagtctgatctctagaagtggagctggttgagatgtgacattgtgtAATTTCTTGTCGAttgtcttattcctgtagattgatcaaggttggatagttattccctgaagtactatgttatgttggaagacaagtcccctggatgtcagaagtcaataatggggtaacctgattgctatttcatttaagaggattgggaccatgaatcttgttattcaaacacctcgctcagaagtggcagttctttcaaggagtgagaatatgaagattcagaggttggttgaggtagtatgctctggcaatgcatatctactattgactggtgttgtttttcactagtacttatggtcagctggagtatgattggtgtgattggagtatgtataggtataactcatagagttaggtgcctCTGGTAGGaatggtgtatgtcatgttgagacatttgtgtacaatgcatggatattggtgtggagtttccatgattgttaatttgagggggagttttggttaacctcctcacatttggtcagcctagggtctggttggctgttgacctgtgtcacatgggttctggtggttgtgtgacacatttgcaaggaagaattcatctctctcattcctaagggtgaatttaatctgggaagattttcaaaactgttgaagtgcttgcaagcagaagatgttgacactagaagagtattttcaaagtagtcttatggtggaagtatctgaaaggaatattgggaaaggatttaagatcaatgtcaacttgtgccaagtacaagtatttaattgattatccttg from Lathyrus oleraceus cultivar Zhongwan6 chromosome 7, CAAS_Psat_ZW6_1.0, whole genome shotgun sequence encodes the following:
- the LOC127104890 gene encoding SCF E3 ubiquitin ligase complex F-box protein grrA — protein: MKRMRNSLQTPKQIVSTDSYLDDDCWEYVFKFIFNDDDDDNRSYFKSLSLVNKQFLSITNRLRLSLTVWNPTCRLFSRLFSRFINLISLDLSCYYGLINNVLVQISRFPLKLTSLNLSNQPKIPARGLRAFSRNITTLTSLICSNIASFSTADLLLISHCFPSLQELDLSNSINDFKLNADISMVFPKLRKVKVNLYARNHTFTYPWLLQVCKNSEFLEDVVMSKCTQLTHHGIASAIRERPTLKSLSISWMSSKGNISSHFINSLVSLKDLACLDLSYSLISDDLLSSIATGGLPLKKLVLQSCRGYSYAGIFCLLSKCQSIQHLDLQNAYFLNDQHVVELSMFLGDLMSINLSRCNMLTELSLLSLVSNCLSLSEIKMNDTRIGIGREGVLNSNSFEDFLVSPQLKSLSLTHSSWLRDESIKMFASIFANLQFLNLSNCTNISEEGIFHVLRRCCKIRLLNLASCLQVKLHGMNFEVPQLKVLNLSNTSVDDETLCVISKNCSGLLQLILQNCDDIRKEGIKHVLNNCTQLREINLMYCCKLVLNIVDEMIFSRPSLRKITVSSCNIINNKKLGDKKRRFFSRHGCLLF